The sequence GATGAGCACTTCCTCTCTTCTGCTTTCAGTGAGCAATCCAATTAATTAGGTGAACTTTTAATTCTGCATCTTTTAATTTCCTTGTGTTTTTATGTGGAATTTTTTTGTGTATCTGTGGTGGAGACTATTTGTGGTGTTATGGAAAATGCTTAAAAACGTGTATATAGTGGATGTGTCACAACGTTTTCTGGTATTGATGTTAAAGAGATGGTTGATGAATTAACAAGGGGTTTGAAATGAATGAATTCATATTACATTATAGGTACAAATTCTACCTATATAAATATGATGGGTTTGATCACATTGAGGGACTAATGACCTAAAAAATCAGCATGAAACCTCCGTTCTCCAACCCCTTGAAATGGAGAAAGGAGGGATACAAACTATCCCTTCCATTGCTAGGAAAATCTTAAGCTTCGGCTTTTCTAGCTAGAAGATTGGCTCTGTCATTTCCCGAACAACTTAAATGATAGCAAGATTTAACATTCAACAGATTCTTCACTCCAACGCCAACTGGTCTTTTTTTACTGATGACTCTATTGAAAGTCGTtccttttttccctttcttcatCACCTTGTTCTCCTGGTCCTGTTCAAGTGAAATCAAAATCAATGAGAGAAACACAACAAAAATCCCAAACATCAAATCTTCTAACCCACCTCGGCAGATTTTGCACTAGTGGCGCTCTCAACGCTCTCATGACTTGGCGACTTCTTGTGTGAGACATCTTCAATACCTGCATCTTTCATTTCAACTGAACAATATGTATATGCTACTGTGTTGGTCATAATACACAATGATTTCGATATTTAGCTTCAAagttctgttttgtttttagtttaccATTTGCTTTGTCATCTTGTGTTTCTTCAACAAAATAAACTCTGAAACTGGGAGATCCAGGACAGATGAAGCCTCGATTCTCTTCGTTTTCAGGCCTTCcctcttctccttctttcttGTTTTCATCTCCTTGTTGGATACATTTATGTTCGTCCATGGTTTTGTGTTGTTTGAGTACAAGATCAGGAGTGTCATCAGGGTGAATAGTTTTCATTTGTACTTGTGGCAGAGGCTCTTCCGCCAAGAGGTGTTTGGTTTGATCACCATCTATGGTTGCATTGTTAGACTGCTCATCCTTATGGACAATGTTGGTGTGTTCATGTTGTGAGGCCAAGCAATTTGTGGTTTCCTCATGTGAAC comes from Benincasa hispida cultivar B227 chromosome 2, ASM972705v1, whole genome shotgun sequence and encodes:
- the LOC120071284 gene encoding uncharacterized protein LOC120071284 isoform X2; amino-acid sequence: MDEHKCIQQGDENKKEGEEGRPENEENRGFICPGSPSFRVYFVEETQDDKANGIEDVSHKKSPSHESVESATSAKSAEDQENKVMKKGKKGTTFNRVISKKRPVGVGVKNLLNVKSCYHLSCSGNDRANLLARKAEA
- the LOC120071284 gene encoding uncharacterized protein LOC120071284 isoform X1, with product MDEHKCIQQGDENKKEGEEGRPENEENRGFICPGSPSFRVYFVEETQDDKANVEMKDAGIEDVSHKKSPSHESVESATSAKSAEDQENKVMKKGKKGTTFNRVISKKRPVGVGVKNLLNVKSCYHLSCSGNDRANLLARKAEA